CGTCCGCTGTCTCGTACCGACTGACGCACCACGGTCGCTCAGGATGGATTATCGACACACCGGGAGTTCGATCGTTCGGCCTCGGCCACGTCGACACGGGCAATATCCTCGGGGCGTTCCCCGATCTGAACACCCTTGCCGACGAGTGCCCGCGCGGATGCACGCATCTGCCCGACGCGCCCGATTGTGCGCTCAACGAGGCGTCTCAGGCCGGAGATCTCGATTCCGTCGCGCTTCAGCGGCTCGATTCGCTGCAGCGTCTGCTCACCACGTTCGCCAATTGACGATCGCGGGACGCTTAGGCTGGAAGCATGACCGACTACCCTCGACTCACTGTCGGCGACGCTGCGCCGACCTTTACGCTCACCGATCAGAACGGCAACGCGGTATCGTCGTCCGACCTTTCTGGCGAGAACGTCATCGTCTACTTCTACCCCGCGGCAATGACCCCGGGGTGCACAACTCAAGCGTGCGACTTTCGCGACAGCATGACAAGCCTCACGGCGGCGGGCTACCGGGTCATCGGCATCTCGAAAGACGACAGCGACAAGCTTGCTCGCTTTGCCGACCGCGACTCACTTCCCTTCCCGCTGCTGTCAGACACCGATCTTGCCGTACACAAAGCCTATGGAGCCTACGGCGAGAAGAACAGCTACGGTCGAATCCTCACCGGAACACTGCGGTCGACAATTGTCGTGGACGGCACAGGTCACGTGACGCTCGCGCTCTACAACGTCAAGGCGACAGGGCACGTGAGGATGCTGCGGCGCAAGCTCGGCATCGATGCGTAGCTGTGGTGCTCGTCACTGCTCACCAATGCGTCTCGGGGCGCGGGAATGCTCGATGACGGAGCGCGTCATCAGCAGGATGATCACCGCGATTGCCGGCAACAAGAGCGCCCAGCCGATGGTCGGCTGCGCAAAAATGCCCTGAAACGCTCCGATCGCCACGGCGATCTGAAGAACCTGCCAGG
The Paramicrobacterium chengjingii DNA segment above includes these coding regions:
- the bcp gene encoding thioredoxin-dependent thiol peroxidase, which translates into the protein MTDYPRLTVGDAAPTFTLTDQNGNAVSSSDLSGENVIVYFYPAAMTPGCTTQACDFRDSMTSLTAAGYRVIGISKDDSDKLARFADRDSLPFPLLSDTDLAVHKAYGAYGEKNSYGRILTGTLRSTIVVDGTGHVTLALYNVKATGHVRMLRRKLGIDA